The following is a genomic window from Spodoptera frugiperda isolate SF20-4 chromosome 18, AGI-APGP_CSIRO_Sfru_2.0, whole genome shotgun sequence.
ttttattaaactttagcTACGCGGTTGGTTTGGAGTCCTAAATTcggtaaattattttgactgtaattttatttctatgaagTAACCAATTAACTCGCAAtaacttattacaaaaatctatCTACTATTACAGAATACATTCCCTTACCAGCAATACCCCCACTACTACCATATCCTCAAAAAGGTACgcaactattttaatttaactggatcaaaaagaataattcaatCATCATAAAAAATGATGCCAGCCGAATTCTTAATTTATgggaagtcgattaaaaatattctttgccATTTCAAGACAACATAGAGTTTTTAGCAGGAAGGCCCATAACATAGTACGTTTGTGATGTTCACAAGACCTCTTAAGTACACAATTTTTACTTATACTTTGATAGTACCTATTGAATTACTTAGCAAGGATATAACAAAGCATAATCTATATTCACAGAAACACATCCAGAAGCTCCACATCCAGCTGAAGCGCCAGGTACAATAGTACTACTAGTTCTGCTGATACCATACGATACCTAGCATTATACTGTTACACTActacataatgtattatgtattattcaCAGACCTTCAACCACTATCTCCTCTACTGCAGCCTGAACAGCCAGGTACAGTTATAAGACCAGTATTGTCTGCACCAGCCCTTTGTGCTCCATTCACTAAATGTActtctttattttcattagcTCCAGAAGTAGCTCCAGAAGCTGGTCCACCAGCACCTCATCCAGGTGATTTCTTGTctaattcaaataatttgtCATTTGGTGGTTGAAGTTTGAAGACctattttttgtatgaatatttgTTTTCGCAGCGCCATTCACTGAGCCAGATCAACTGCCAGGTACAATAGTCAAATGCAATTATATGACATTTAAGATCAATTCGTTTGAATCAATCAAGTAAAATTAATAGTACTTCACTATGTTCCTCACAGAGCTGCCTCCTTGGCAACCATGGCATCCATTCCCATCGCCTCTACATCCAGGTACATTACAACTCTTATGAATACCATGCCATAATAACGATTATGAAAAAAGAATAATTGTTAATTGACTTTATAATTGCCTCTCACAGAAATACTTCCATCTCCCCCACTGTCACCGCCAGATCAGCCAGGTATATTAcagattttaaagaaaatattaaaataaggaaCTGTAACGatcattttacaaaattgtCCACTGCTTCAACACTAGTATTGTCTGTACTAGCACTTATTGAAcgtaattctttattttcattagcTCCAGAAGTAGCACCAGAAGCCGGTCCTCCGGCACCTCATCCAGGTGATTTCTTGTCCAATTCAAACTGTTTATGTTTGGTATGATAGGGAGATCaaattttttgataatttttttgttttcgcaGCGCCTATTCTTGAGCCAGATCAACTACCAGgtacaataataaatgaaatttaaaagaaaaggtACCACGGCTAGTTTTATTACTTCGATCAAGTAAAACTAAAAGTATTTTACTCTGTTCTTTATAGGACTGCATCCATGGCAACCATCTCCATCACCTCTAGGCCCAGGTACATTTCAATTCATTACAGTGATTTTaagtatacaaatattattaaagagaGTTGTGAATTTCATGATTGTTTCAAAATTTGTACTCAATTTGCTCCACGACCGTCTACACAGACTAATACAGTTATATAACCAGTTTTGTCTGCATGCCCCTGTGGTCCACTCATAAAACGTGcttctttattttcattagcTCCAGAAGTAGCTCCAGAAGCAGGTCCATTGGCACCGCATCCAGGTGATCTATTGTCTAATTcgaattgtttgttatttgatgGAAGTTAGAGATCTTactatttctataaatatttatttttgcagtgCCAATCACTGAGCCAGATCAACTACCAGGTACAATAGTGAAATATTAACAACTTATGACATTTATGATAATATATCACTGTTTTCGGGAgaattgataatttaaaaattattctacTTCAATTTGTTATTCACAGAGCTGCCTCCTTGGCATCCATGGCATCCATCGCCTCTACACCCAGGtacatttaaatcaaatataaacggctatttttaatttaagactATCACTCGCTTTTGAAGCGAAAGCTTTAGAAACTcgatcaaataaaattaattcttctCTACTATGTTCTTCACAGAGCTGCCTCCATGGCACCCATGGCAACCATGGCATCCAGCTCTATCACCTCTACATCCAGGTACTTTGAAATCAAATATGAAGGGCTACATGCTAATCTATAACCTTGTcttttaaaaattcaatagaaaaaaataatactacttCACTCTGTTCTTCACAGAGCTGCCTCCTTGGCACCCATGGCATCAATGGCATCAATGGCATCCATCCCCATCACCTCTATACCCAGGTACATTACAACTCATTTCAATAATATCGAACACTTATTccattaataaacaattacacGACCAGGTGTAGTGACATCTCTAGTAGTCTGTATGCTAGTACAGACACTTTGCTCTTCgctcattaaatatattttttatttccattagCTCCAGAAGTAGGCCCAGAAGCTGGTCCACCGGCACCTTCTCCAGGTGATTTATTGttcaatttaaacaatttattcttTGAAAAGGTGTAAGATCTTACCTTAAGTATGTCTTTGTTGCTTgttttgatacatttaaaacttGTTACAGAGCAACCACTACCCCATTCTCTATCGTCTCTCCAACCAGGTATATTTCAAAGCGTACATTATATCAAATATCATTATGATCACTTCAGTAGTCCATTATGTCCTTAATACGTTTAGGAATTGAAGTACTTGATTTATCTTCCACAGATCTAGTCCTGAAACCACCGGTATCTGTGACTTCTCATTCAGGTACGCCACAAGTTGATAGTTTTGTACATGATTTATCCACAGAAATCTACAATATTGCTAATTTGTACCTTTTGTACTATTTACAGAAGTTATTAACATATCGCCTCCACAAggtaataaagataaataatatatgtaataacattttttctGACTAAAACGGTTACAAATTATTTCTGGTCTAATTCAAACATTTTCTGATAGTAATACTACTTCACTATTTCACAGAGCTACCACCATGGCATCCATGGCACCCATCTCCATCGCCACTACACCCAGGTACATTACAACTCAATTAGTAATTATCCGTCCTTTGATCAGTGACTGACCTCCAAATAAAGGTGTATTCTGTTGTGCTCCactcattaaatatatttcactaTTTTCATAAGCTCCAGAAATATCTCCAGAAGCTGGTCCACCGGCGCCATATCCAGGTAATTATTTGTCTAATtcaaaacatttcatatttgGTAAAAGCTTAAGatcttatttttgtaaaaaaatatatttaatatatttgttccCGCAGCGCCTTCTCCTGAAGCACATCTATCTCCAGgtataatatcaattttatacaCAGCTGCttgaaatttaaaacaacaaaaagcttcttgtaattattatgttcgaATTAAATCAAACACtacaaatatttcaatgttttattgaCAGAGCAACAACTACTGCATCCATCTCCATCGCCTCTACATCCAGGtacatttaaatcaaatataaaatatctctgATTTTTGTGAATATGATCAAGCAAAATTAATTCTGATTCACTATCTTCCTCACAGAGCTGCCTCCTTGGCATCCATTGAATCTATCTCCGTCGCCTCTACACCCAGGtactttacaaattattttaaaaatgtatcccATTTATTAACAATAGCTCCGAAATCACAATAACGACAGCGGacatagaatattttttctaaactgAATATTGCCCCTCACAGAATTACTTCCATCGCCGTTACCGTCACCACGAGATCAACCAGGTATattatagtatttaaaatatataaatataagtaacttAATCGCAAATTACACAAAATTGTCCAATCAGTCGTACACTCAGAACATACTTCTTTAATTTTCAGTAGCTCCAGAAGTAGCTCCAGAATTTGGTCCACCAGCACCTTCTCCAGGTGATTACATATCTAATTCAAACAATTTTGTGATTTGGTAACAGTTTTAGTTCATatctttgtaaaaaaatatttggccTCGCAGCGCCTTCACCTGAATCACATCTATCGCCAGGTATAATATTAGTCTAATACAAACTGCTACTTGAAATTTACGAGAACACCAAAGctttttatagataattatgttaaaatcaAATCAAGTACAAAGAATATTTAAACTTGTGTTTAACAGAGCAACAACTACTGCAACCATCTCCATCACCTTTACACCCAGGtacatttaaatcaaatataaacGGCCACtttaattatagaaaaatatgtctGATTTTTGTTTGGATTTGGTTGGATTGATTTGGTTTAGCTTAGATCGAATGAAATTAATTCCACTTCACTCTGTTCTTAACAGAGCTGCCTCCTTGGCATCCATTGCAACCATCTCCGTCGCCTCTACACCCAGGTACATTACAACTAATTCAATGATTTTGCACAATTACAAACAATGACAAAACCAGGTGCAGTTACATCACTAGTAGTCTGTACCAGCTTTTTGCTCTACggtcattaaatatatttttatttccattagCTCCAGAAGTAGGTCCAGAAGCTGGTCCAGAAGCTGGTCCACCGGCACCTCATCCAGGtgaatttttgtttgattttaataatctaTTCTTTGGAGAGCGACATCTTACTTCTACTACTAGTATTTCTTTGTTgcttattttgatacatttaaaacttGTTACAGAGCAATCATGTATAGTGGTTCCTCTGTATCAAAGATGGGGTAGTCCCCATCCTCTATCGCCTCTCCAACCAGGTATATTTCAAAGCCTTACACTTTTCACATTGCTTTAAAGATAATCCCTTAGTATAATTTGAATAGTTACTTGATTGATCTTCCACAGATATAGTTCCGAAACCTCCGGTATCTGTGACTTCTCATTCAGGTACGCCATACATTGAATGTTTTGTACATGATTTATCCACCGAAATTAACAAAATCGCTAATTTGTACCTTTTGTACTATTTACAGAAGTAATTAACATATTCCCACCACAAGGTAAATAAGACGAATAATCTATATATTTCTAACTAAAACGGTTACAAATAATTTCTAGtctaatttaaacattttctgATAGTAATACTACTTCACTGTATTCTTCACAGAGCTACCACCATGGCATCCATCGCCTCTACACCCAGGTACCTTTCAATTCAATTCAGTAACTTTGCCTCCTTTGATCACTGACTGACCTCCAAACAAAGGTTGTTTTATAACTAGTATTATCTGCACCACCTCTTTGTGCTTCACtcattaaacatatttattgtcATTAGCTCCAGAAGTAGCTCCAGGATCTAGTCCACCAGCACCTTATCCAGGTGAATTCTTGtgttatttaaacaatttgttatttGGTGTGAATTTGAGATCTTTAGATTTGTATGAATTCAATCGAGTACAGAAACTATTTCACCCTATTATTCACAGAGCAACAACCACTACAGCCATCTCCATCGCCTCTACATCCAGGTACATTTAAATCAAAGATTCACTCGCTCAACATTGGCAGCTTTTGTGAATTggatcaaattaaattaattctaatttcCTCTGTCCACCACAGAGCTGCCTCCATGGCATCCATGGAATCAAGCACCGTTGCCTCAACACCCAGGTACATTACAACACAtttcaaagtttttaaatttaattagatCCCATTTAAAAACAATGGTTCCGAAATCCCTATAATGAAAATAGAATCATTATTCTAATCCGAATATTGCCCCCCACAGAATTACTTCCATCGCCGTTACCGTCACCGCCAGATCACCCAGGTATATTATAGTTTGTAAGGATCATATTAAATTAGTTACTTAAACTAAAATTGTCCAGAACTTTATCAGTCTGTTTTGTACCAGCTCCACTcattaacttctttattttcattagcTCCAGAAGAGCTCCTTTTCCACCAGCACCTTCTCCAGGTGATTACTTAtctaatttatacaatttaatatttggtGTGAACAAACGGCTACTTGATATTTAAAAGAACACCACagctttttatttcaatgaaatcaagtacaaaaataaaaatacttgtgattCACAGAGCAACAACCACTGCAGCCATCTCCATCGCCTCTACACCCAGGTACATTTAAATCAAAGATTTACTCGCTCACATTGGCTAGTTTAAATATCGGAAAATATCTCAGCTTTTGTGAATTGGATCAAGTTAAATTAATTCCAATTTTCTCTGTTCATCACAGAGCTGCCTCCATGGCATCCATGGAATCAATCTCCGTTGCCTCCACATCCAGGTATCTTTCAACTGATTtcggtattttaattaaattttgtaaagACTATTTAAAACTACTGTAAGTTTTAGGAAAAGTAAAATACGTGTCCATCAGGATATGGCCTGCACATTAACATTCTTCTTCATTTTCATTAGCTCCAGAAGTAGCTCCAGAGTTTGGTCCACCGGCACCTCATCCAGGTGAATTCTTGtgttatttaaacaatttgttatttGGTGTGAATTTGAGATATTTAGATTTGTATGAATTCAATCGAGTCTAAATCTATTTCGCCCTATTATTCACAGAGCAACAACCACTGCAGCCATCTCCATCGCCTCTACATCCAGGTACATACAGTTAAATCAAATGTAAAGAGCTACttgaaatttgaaacaatattacagtctttaataaaatcaatcaaGTAAAGTTAATACATTTTCGCTCGGTGTTTCACAGAGCTGCCTCCTTGGCATCCATGGAATCAAACTCCGTTGCCTCTACACCCAGGtacattacaaattatttcaaaagtttTGCACATTTATCCCACTTACAAACAATGTCTCCGAAATCACAATAACGATAATGAAAATAGAATCATTATTCTAAACTGAATATTGCCCCTCACAGACTTACTTCCATCGCCGTTACCGTCACCACGAGATCAACTAGGTATATTATAGTTTGTAAAgatcatattaaaataagttaccTAAACTAAAATTGTCCAGTGCTTTATAAATAGTCTGTTTTGTACCAGCTCCACTCATTAACTTCTTTATTATCATTAGCTCCAGAAGTAGCTCCAGAATTTGGTCCACCAGCACCTTCTCCAGGTGATTACTTATATCTAATTGTGTGTGATAGTGTGAATTTTGGATcttattgtttatataaaaaatatttgttcacgCAGCGCCTTCCCCTGAATCACATCTATCGCCAGGTATAATATTAGTCTAATACAAACGCTACTTGAATATTTAGAAGAACATCAAAGCTTtgagtatataattatgtttaaatcaAATCAAGTACAAAGAATATTTAAACTTGTGTTTAACAGAGCAACAACTACTGCATCCATCTCCATCGCCTCTACACCCaggtacatataataaatcaaatataaatggCTACTTTCATTATACGAAACAATATTTCAGTCTTTATTGAATTCAATCAAGTAAAGTTAATACATTTAACTACGTTTTCACAGAGCTGCCTCCATGGCAACAATCAATCTCCGTTGCCTCCACATCCAGGTACAttactaattatttcaaaagttttgattaaaattttccCACATTTAAACAATGGCTCCGAAATCACAATAACGATAatgcaattatttattattcttaattGAATATTACTTATCACAGAATTACTCCCATCGCCCACACCTTCATCGCCAGATCAACCAGGTACATATATTGATATAAAACAAATgatctttatatttaaaataaatacacagtCTAACGCTTTTTATTAATCTGTCCACAGAACTTTGCTCCACTGTTCATGAGTCCTAGTCATTGTACAGCAAGTTCTTTGTGTTCACTCTTTCAAAAATCCACTTTATTTTCTCCAGTTCCCATGATTGGACCCATTAATTTAAATTCCTTTTGATTTGGTTGAAGATTGGCTTCATTccaaatttaaaagaaatgtcAGCTTTTGTAGATCTGTTTCAATCGAATCAAATcaagtacatataatattttacttgtatttaaCAGAGCAACAACCACTGCAGCCATCTCCATCGCCTCTACATCCAGGTACATTTTAATCAAAGATTTACTCGCTCACATCGGCTAGATTAAATATCGGAAAATATCTCAgcttttgtgattttttttattaaagtaattccAATTTTCTCTGTTCATCACAGAGCTGCCTCCATGGCATCCATGGAATCAACCTCCGTTGCCTTCACATCCAGGTATCTTTCAACTGATTTcggtattataatttaattttgtaaagacTATTTAATAGTACTGTAAGTTTTAGGAAAAGTAGAATACGAGTACAGAAACTATTTCGCCCTATTATTCACAGAGCAACAACCACTGCAGCCATCTCCATCACCTCTACATCCAGGTACATACAGTTATATCAAATATACAGAGCTACttgaaatttgaaataatatctctgtctttaataaaatcaatcgagtaaagtaaataatatttcgttcGGTTCCTCACAGAGCTGCCTCCTTGGCACCCATGGAATCAAACTCCGTTGCCTCTACACCCAGGTACATTTAAATCAATTATAAATGGCTAATTTAATTgtacaaatatgtatgtttttattgaattcgctaaaataaaattaattctacatAACTACGTTCTTCACAGAGCTGCCTCCATGGCAACAACCATCTTTGTCTACACCCAGGTACCTTTcaactcaaatatttttttttgctattcaTCCCATTAATTTATAAACGATTGCTCcaaaatcaaataacaattaTGAAAAAAGAATATTTGAAATTGAACATTGCCTTTCACAGAGTTACTCCCATCGCCCACACCGTCATCGCCAGATCATCCAGGTATATTAttgaagttataaaatatattatcttttacgaaaaataaatataattgtccAATGCTTTATCGCTAGTACTGCGAAAACAAATTCTTTTATAAATTCTctcaagtaaaattaaaactacttcaCTCTGTTCTTCACAGAGCTGCCTCCTTGGCACCCATGGCACCCATCTCCATCACCTCCACACCCAGGTACAttactaattatttcaaaagtttTGCACATTTATCCCACTTATAAACAATGGTTCCGAAATCACAATAACGATAATGAAAATAGAATCATTATTCTAATCTGAATATTGCCCCTCACAGACTTACTTCCATCGCCGTTACCGTCACCACGAGATCAACTAGGTATATTATAGTTTGTAAAgatcatattaaaataagttaccTAAACTAAAATTGTCCAGTACTTTATAAATAGTCTGTTTTGTACCAGCTCCACTcattaacttctttattttcattagcTCCAGAAGTAGCTCCAGAATTTGGTCCACCAGCACCTTCTCCAGGTGATTACTTGTATCTAATTGTGTGTGATAGTGTGAAATTTGGATCTTataattcatataaaaaatatttgttcacgCAGCGCCTTCCCCTGAATCACATCTATCGCCaggtataatattagtttaatacAAACGCTACTTGAATATTTAGAAGAACATCAAAGCTTtgagtatataattatgtttaaatcaAATCAAGTACAAAGAATATTTAAACTTGTGTTTAACAGAGCAACAACCACTGCATCCATCTCCATCGCCTCTACACCcaggtacatataatatatcaaaTATAGATGGCTACCTCTGAATTCAAATATCGAAAAGTCGGGGGtatcgaatcccctcccctaaaagttatggctattttaatattttttttactttttgttgttattgaattcgatcaaataaaattaattctacatAACTACGTTCTTCACAGAGCTGCCTCCATGGCAACAACCATCTCCATTGTACTCCACGGGTTAGACTCTCTGGATCCAGGTACATTTCAATTCGTTGTTTCAGTCTTTTTAattgtacattaaaattttgtagACACTTCAATAAGTTTCAGTCTTTTGATCAAAATTTTGTAGACAATTTTAAAAAGTGATGAGTTAAAGTGGTGTAAGAGTTCAGAACGTGTGCACGGCTAGTTGCAGCTATATCACTAGTATTGTCTGCACCAGTTCTTTGTGCTTCACTCATTAAACATActtctttattttcattagcTCCAGAAGTAGCTCCAGGATCTAGTCCACCGGCACCTTCTCCAGGTGATTACTTATCTAAttcaaacaatttgttatttGGTGTGAATTTGAGATCTTTAGATTTGTATGAATTCAATCGAGTACAGAAACTATTTCACCCTATTATTCACAGAGCAACAACCACTGCAGCCATCTCCATCGCCTCTACATCCAGGTACATTTAAATCAAAGATTTACTAGCTCACATTGGCTAGTTTAAATATCGGAAAATATCTCAGCTTTTGTGTATTGGATCAAGTTAAATTAATTCCAATTTTCTCTGTTCATCACAGAGCTGCCTCCATGGCATCCATGGAATCAACCTCCGTTGCCTCCACATCCAGGTATCTTTCAACTGATTTcggtattttaataaattttgtaaagaCTATTTAAAACTACTGTAAGTGTTACGAAAAGTAAAGTACGTGTCCATCAGCATATGGCCTGCACATTAACATTCTTCTTCATTTTCATTAGCTCCAGAAGTAGCTCCAGAGTTTGGTCCACCGGCACCTCATCCAGGTGAATTCTTGTGTTAttcaaacaatttgttatttGGTGTGAATTTGAGGTATTTAGATTTGTATGAATTCAATCGAGTCTAAAGCTATTTCGCCCTATTATTCACAGAGCAACAACCATCTCCATCACCTCTACATCCaggtacatacatttatatcaaactagcaaactcggcgaactccgtttcaccaccaatgttaattttttcccgaattttctttgctataaacctcacggagcccgagacctttccaacgaatgcaaaaccgtggaaatcggctcgtgcgttctggagttatagcgtcaggaaggaaaaccctacttatttttatattatagaatataaACGACTACTtgacatttaaaacattatctCTGTCTTGTATAAATTCAATCTAGTAACATTAATACTACTTCACTCTGTTCCTCACAGAACTGCCTCCTTGGCACCCATGGAATCAAACTCCGTTGCCTCTACACCCAGGTACgttatatattatttcaaaagttTTGCACATTTATCCCACATATAAACAATGGTTCCGAAATCACAATAAcgacaatgaaaataaaataattctaaataGAATATTGTTTCTCACAGAATTACTCCCATCACCCCCACTGTCGCCGCCAGATCAACTAGGTATATTATAGTTTGTCAAGATCATATTAAGtaacttaaactaaaattgTCCAGTGCTTTATAAATAATCTGTTTTGTACCAGCTCCACTCATTGACTTCTTTATTATCATTAGCTCCAGAAGTAGCTCCAGGATCTGGTCCACCAGCACCTTCTCCAGGTGATTACTTCTATCTAATTCAATCAATTTGTTATTTGGTGTGAACAAACggctatttaaaatttaaaagaacaCCACGTCTTTTTCTTTCCATGAAATCAAGTACAGAAAAAAACTTGTAATTCACAGAGCAACAACCACTGCAGCCATCCCCATCGCCTCTACATCCAGGTACATTTAAATCAAAGATTTACTCGCTCACATTGGCTAGTTTAAATATCGGAAAATATCTCAGCTTTTGTGAATTGGATCAAGTTAAATTAATTCCAATTTTGTCTGTTCATCACAGAGCTGCCTCCATGGCATCCATGGAATCAATCTCCGTTGCCTCCACATCCAGGTATCTTTcaactgatttcaatattttaataaaattttgtaaaaactacTGCAAGTGTTAGGAAAAGTAAAGTACGTGTCCATCAGCATATTATGGCCTGCACAGGCAGGTACAGCTGTATCTCTAGTATTGTCCACTCATTAAACATTCTTCTTCATTTTCATTAGCTCCAGAAGTAGCTCCAGAGTTTGGTCCACCGGCACCTCATCCAGGTGATTACTTGTGTTAttcaaacaatttgttattGGGTGTGAATTTGAGATATATAGATTTATATGAATTCAATCGAGTACAGAAACTATTTCACCCTATTATTCACAGAGCAACAACCACTACAGCCATCCCCATCGCCTCTACATCCAGGTACATACAGTTATATCAAATATAAAGCTACTTGAAATTTGAAACCAATCAAGTGAAGTTAATACTATTTCGGTTGGTTCTTCACAGAGCTGCCTCCTTGGCATCCATGGAATCAAACTCCGTTGCCTGCACACCCAGGtacattacaaattatttcaaaagtttTGCACATTTCCACTTATAACAATGGCTCCGAAATCACAATAACGATAATGAAAATAGAATCATTATTCTAAACTGAATATTGCCCCTCACAGACTTACTTCCATCGCCGTTACCGTCACCACGAGATCAACTAGGTATA
Proteins encoded in this region:
- the LOC118278257 gene encoding uncharacterized protein LOC118278257 isoform X27 produces the protein MVKIKRSLWLLFVLAVGVLARPDSDDLSTASSQLAELRSGRVLDVTAEDVTSEDVTAEDSDSDESRMFNPNELIGLPLPLDSLHKCHSQGEMYYEKRGAICFVCACFSSSIGLLYSKCVACDLCVEEHNAIPLPPHPATRLVWSPKFEYIPLPAIPPLLPYPQKETHPEAPHPAEAPDLQPLSPLLQPEQPAPEVAPEAGPPAPHPAPFTEPDQLPELPPWQPWHPFPSPLHPELPPWHPLNLSPSPLHPELLPSPLPSPRDQPVAPEVAPEFGPPAPSPEQQPLQPSPSPLHPGTFKSKIYSLTLASLNIGKYLSFCELDQVKLIPIFSVHHRAASMASMESISVASTSRKSKIRVHQDMACTLTFFFIFISSRSSSRVWSTGTSSRATTTAAISIASTSRAASLASMESNSVASTPRLTSIAVTVTTRSTSSRSSSRIWSTSTFSRATTTAAISIASTSRAASMASMESTSVAFTSRATTTAAISITSTSRAASLAPMESNSVASTPRVTPIAHTVIARSSRAASLAPMAPISITSTPRLTSIAVTVTTRSTSSRSSSRIWSTSTFSRATTTAAISIASTSRAASMASMESTSVASTSSSRSSSRVWSTGTSSRATTISITSTSRATTTAAIPIASTSRAASMASMESISVASTSSSRSSSRVWSTGTSSRATTTTAIPIASTSRAASLASMESNSVACTPRATTTAAIPIASTSRAASMASMESNSIASTSRITSITPTVTGRSSSSRSSSRIWSTGTFSRATTRATISITPTSSSRSSPRSWSTSA
- the LOC118278257 gene encoding platelet binding protein GspB-like isoform X36; protein product: MVKIKRSLWLLFVLAVGVLARPDSDDLSTASSQLAELRSGRVLDVTAEDVTSEDVTAEDSDSDESRMFNPNELIGLPLPLDSLHKCHSQGEMYYEKRGAICFVCACFSSSIGLLYSKCVACDLCVEEHNAIPLPPHPATRLVWSPKFEYIPLPAIPPLLPYPQKETHPEAPHPAEAPDLQPLSPLLQPEQPAPEVAPEAGPPAPHPAPFTEPDQLPELPPWQPWHPFPSPLHPELPPWHPLNLSPSPLHPELLPSPLPSPRDQPVAPEVAPEFGPPAPSPEQQPLQPSPSPLHPGTFKSKIYSLTLASLNIGKYLSFCELDQVKLIPIFSVHHRAASMASMESISVASTSRKSKIRVHQDMACTLTFFFIFISSRSSSRVWSTGTSSRATTTAAISIASTSRAASLASMESNSVASTPRLTSIAVTVTTRSTSSRSSSRIWSTSTFSRATTTASISIASTPRATTTAAISITSTSRAASLAPMESNSVASTPRVTPIAHTVIARSSRAASLAPMAPISITSTPRLTSIAVTVTTRSTSSRSSSRIWSTSTFSRATTTAAISIASTSRAASMASMESTSVASTSSSRSSSRVWSTGTSSRATTISITSTSRATTTAAIPIASTSRAASMASMESISVASTSSSRSSSRVWSTGTSSRATTTTAIPIASTSRAASLASMESNSVACTPRATTTAAIPIASTSRAASMASMESNSIASTSRITSITPTVTGRSSSSRSSSRIWSTGTFSRATTRATISITPTSSSRSSPRSWSTSA
- the LOC118278257 gene encoding basic proline-rich protein-like isoform X19, which gives rise to MVKIKRSLWLLFVLAVGVLARPDSDDLSTASSQLAELRSGRVLDVTAEDVTSEDVTAEDSDSDESRMFNPNELIGLPLPLDSLHKCHSQGEMYYEKRGAICFVCACFSSSIGLLYSKCVACDLCVEEHNAIPLPPHPATRLVWSPKFEYIPLPAIPPLLPYPQKETHPEAPHPAEAPDLQPLSPLLQPEQPAPEVAPEAGPPAPHPAPFTEPDQLPELPPWQPWHPFPSPLHPEILPSPPLSPPDQPAPILEPDQLPELPPWHPWHPSPLHPELPPWHPWQPWHPALSPLHPELPPWHPWHQWHQWHPSPSPLYPAPEVGPEAGPPAPSPEQQLLHPSPSPLHPAPEVAPGSSPPAPYPEQQPLQPSPSPLHPELPPWHPWNQSPLPPHPAPEVAPEFGPPAPHPEQQPLQPSPSPLHPELPPWHPWNQTPLPLHPDLLPSPLPSPRDQLAPEVAPEFGPPAPSPAPSPESHLSPEQQPLQPSPSPLHPELPPWHPWNQPPLPSHPEQQPLQPSPSPLHPELPPWHPWNQTPLPLHPELLPSPTPSSPDHPELPPWHPWHPSPSPPHPDLLPSPLPSPRDQLAPEVAPEFGPPAPSPAPSPESHLSPEQQPLHPSPSPLHPAPEVAPGSSPPAPSPEQQPLQPSPSPLHPELPPWHPWNQPPLPPHPAPEVAPEFGPPAPHPEQQPSPSPLHPGTFKSKIYSLTLASLNIGKYLSFCELDQVKLIPILSVHHRAASMASMESISVASTSSSRSSSRVWSTGTSSRATTTTAIPIASTSRAASMASMESNSIASTSRATTTASISITSTSS